The DNA segment TCTACAGCCTGTACGGTTTCATCCAGATTTAATCCGGGTTCAGCCTGGCCGTTGATGATGTACCCGCCGAAACCGTTGATCCAGGCCGCAGCATAATACGCTGTAGAATGCTGCTCTACATAAACATACTGGTCTTCAGTGGTTTGTGATTCCATGAGCGAAAGCAGCTCGTCAGTGGTTCTGGGCGGTGTAGTCATCAAGTCCTTGTTGTACATAAACAGCAGGGTTTCAAAGGTAGCCGGGACCATGTACGGCCGGCCGTTGAATGATACTGCTTCATTTGCCATGGGGACGAACCCTGCCCGGGCATCCTCCGTCATTACCGTGTCTAGGGGTTCCAGGGCACCGATTGTAGCAAATAACCCGATCTTATCATGGGCGAACCAAAATAGGTCAGGGCTTGCCGATGGATCGCCAGCAGCAAGCTTTAAGGCCTCGGTCACCTTCTCTTTGCGTACCACGTTAACCACTATCTCGGGCTCGAGAGCTTTAAGCTCCTGCTTCAAGGCATCTGCTATGGCGGGCTCTGTTTCATGCCACAGGGTCAGTTCGATCGGACCCTGGGAAGCTTCGCCACCCTGTTGTTCACCCTGTCCTCCGGCGTATACTAATCCCACGAGACTAAACACCAAGATACTGAGTAAGACTCTTGATTTCATAACAACCTCCTTCAAGTCATATGGAAAACGTTTTCCATGTAAATCGAGAATAACCCCGAAAAAAGCGGCTGTCAAGATGCTCTTTACAGTTTTTATTTCCCTCAGGGATCTTCCGGAATATCTCAGACATTCTAACCCGGGAACCATCGATGTCCGGCTTTGCCATAACCAGCGTTATAAAATCCCCAGGAAGATCCGGGATGTTATAATATATCCTCGCTCCCGTCCAGAAACATCCCTCGCGACGCCCCAAGCAGAGACATTTAACTCATTTTATTTAAAACTTTTATGAGCTACGCTACTGTGCCTCTCAAACAAAATGAATGCTGCGTATACAAGACTCATCTAATATAACCATGGATAGCCTCGTCCCCCATACTTCTACTTACCGATCATTGAGCCGAACCAGCCGGCCTCCGAAGCAGAGAGGAACCCCAGCGTTTCCATTGCAAGAATCATTCTCGCTATGGTATACTGTACAGGATATTTGGAAAACATTTTCTTAGAAGGATAATTTTTTAATGGCAGCAACGATAAAGGATGTCGCCCAGAGAGCGGGGGTCGCCATATCAACCGTAAGCAAGGTCATGAATTCAAGCTCCAAAATTGCCCTATCGACCCGTAAACGGGTAGAGGCTGCCATGGAGGAATTGAATTATATTCCCAACAGACTAGCCCGCAGCTTCGTCCAACAGAGCGCACAAGCCATCGGAGTTCTCATGGAGCTCGGCCGATCCTATGCATTTTCCAACCCGTACAACTATGAAATCCTCGGTGGTATCGAACAAACCTCCCATGAGCGGGGTTTCATCCTGACGGTATCGAATATTGATGTTTTAAAATCAAACAAAAAAGCCTTAGACCAATTGGTACAGGAAAAGCGGATTGATGGAATCATCGTCCATGCTTCGGCAGCAACCCAGGATATCCTCCACTACCTTGATAGGGAGCAATTCCCCTATGTTACCATTGGGGCACCGGATTTTCCCTGCCAGGGAAGCGCGGTAGACATTGACAATATCCAGGCTGGAATCATGGCTACCGACCACATACTAAACCAGGGTTATCAGCGGCCGGCTTTTATCGGCGGTCCCCCAAGGGACAACATCACCAATCGCCGTTTCGAAGGCTTCAAACTCAGCCTGGAACGCCATGGGATTCCCATCCATGATCCGTGGGTGTATCGCAGTACGGTGGATACGGACCAGGGTAAAGCAGGACTCCATACGGTTTGGTCCGCCTTTGAAGACCAGAAACCTGACAGCCTCATTTGTGTTTCAAACTTCTTAGCCATGGGAGCCCTCCAACAGGCTCAGGCTGAGGGATTGGCCGTTCCCCAGGACCTTGGGATTATCTGTTTTGATACCTATCCCTTCGCTCCCTACTCCAATCCGCCCCTAACAGCGGTGGATATTGACCTTTATGAGCTGGGAAGACATGCGGCAGATGCACTGTTCTATGCCATCGAACACCCCGGCACCTCGGTAACCTACAAAATGATCCAACCCCAGGTTGTGCCCCGCAGGTCTACGGAAAAATCCGGATAGTCCACGGGTCGATGTACAAGGGACACGACTATCCCTTACCCCGAAACGATGTACCGGAAGCCCAACCCCAAATATAGTGCGCAAAAGGTTGTAACATTACCCCCCGGCGACACCACCCAAGGGTGGACTTATAGGTTGCCCCGCTATATCTGATGTCGTTTACAATCTTTTGCGCACTACAAACCCCATAATCCACCTACTCATCACCGTCCAACCAGATTAATGAGGATTAGGTTAGGGATTGATTAATCCCTAAGGCTCCGGTAGTATGGCCCTAGTTTCGAAAGCACCCTAACCCAGGAGCCTGTAGATGAAAAACACCGGTTCGTTTTCCGATCGAATTGGATCCCCCTCGACCACAAAAACAACGGTTCGCCCCCCCTCCCAGGAAAATCATCTTACATCAAAAACACTGAAGCCCCGGCATCAACAAAAACCCCAGGAACTCCCCGAACCGGCTGAACAGGAAGAGCGTGTTCGGGTTTATCGATTTGGCTACTAAGTTACTCTGATGATTCAGGCCCTGCAGGCCCTCTTTAAGGGATTTACAACATCCAGACAACCGAATCTCGATCCTAAAAAAATCTATCGCTTCGACAAGAGCCGCAAGGCGTTTCATATAGATGTGCGGATCGGGGTGTACCGGGATATCTACAATGATTTTGATTTCTCACCCTTACAGAACCGGGATCTGGATAAGGATCTTATTGAGTACCTTGCTGAGTGCTCCTATGAAATCCCCCTTAAAAACCAAGTAATTGTAAATTTTTACATGCCCCAAGGTATCCGGGACCGATCCCGGGAGCAAAACAGTGTTAAAGGATTTCACCACTATTTTTTGTACACCCAAAGAAAACTGCATACAGAACGCCGTGAGCTCCTGAGAAACCTGACCCTTTACGGTTTCAGCGGGTTCCTTTTTCTGGTTTTCGCCTACCTAACGCAAGAACATCTTTCCACCTCGGGACTGCTAAGCATCCTTCCTGAGGGACTCTATATCGGGGGCTGGGTGCTCCTGTGGGAGATCTTCGAGGTTATTTTCTTTACCCTTCGGCAGATCAATAGAAAAATCCGGATCTACAAACGCCTTAGCGAATCGGAAATACTCTACCATTACACTGCAGAATAATGATGCTATACTACTTGTATGGGCAGATGAATCGGGGTAGCACACCCTCGTAACCATGCCCAATGCGGAAGGGGGCTGCCAATGAGAAATCCCGGTCCATGGACAACTCCAGTCAGGGTAACCCCAGCCAGATCCAGTAAAATCCCCCACTTGTACCCTGGATTGAATTCCGGCTACCCGTTTATACATGAAGATAACGCCCCCGGGATTATCGCAAACCACCGAGACAGAGGGTTTACGGAACCTGGCGCCCCCTTGAAACATGGTAGCCGTAAAACCGCAGCGCCCGGGGTTCTACTGCTTTTCGCAATTATCCTGCTAACAGGATGTGCATCAAAACCCATCCGCCTCGGGTTCATCGGCAGCCTCACCGGACCGATCAGTACTCATGGCATTGTAAGTCGCGAAGCCGTGGTCCTGGCAGTGGAGGAGCAAAACCTCGCCGGGGGCATAAACGGCAGGCAGATTGAGCTAATAATCAGGGATGATAAAAACGATCCGGACACCGCCAAAGCAGCATTACACGACCTGGTAGACCAGGGCGTAGTCGCAGTAATCGGTCCCCAGACCTCAGCCATGAGCGCAGCCCTCCTGCCCCTTTTGGATGAAATTTCCATCCCCGTGATCAGCCCCTCAACATCCTCGGACTACTTCGCCGGCCAGGACGATTATTTTTATACCCTGGTCAGCAGGGTATCCTTTGAAACCCGGCATTTGGCTTGGCACCTTTCACTAACAAATCCAACCCCTATCCGTGCGTCACTGATCCTGGATCGGTCCAACAATACCTACACTGAAAACTGGGCCAGGACCCTGGGACAGAATATCCGGGACTTCGGAGGTACGATACTCACCGAGATGAGTTTTCACGCAGAGCAGGACCCCGCCTTCGGCCGACTAGCCGAGGAACTCCTAAGGCAAAACCCGGACACCGTCGCCATCGCAGCCGGAGCATTACAAGCGGCCCTCATTGCCCAGCAGCTACGGTTGTCAGGGTTCACCGGCAGACTGGTAATTAACGGCTGGGCAAAAACCCCGGACTTCATCAACTTCGGCGGCGATGCCGTTCAGGGAGCTCTCTTTTCAGAGCGATTTAACTCCTCCGACTCGTCTCCGGCGTACCTAGACTTCCGTTCGGCTTTCATCCACCGCTTCGATCATGCCCCGGATTTCCAGAGCGTTCACAGCTATGAGGCAACTCAGTTGCTCTTTTTTGCCCTTTCTCAATTGCCCCAGGGAAACGAGTCGGGATCCGACCCGGAGGCTCTTAAAGCTGCTCTGGACGCGGTTCCGGAATTCCAGGGTTTGCAGGGACCCATCCGATTTCAAACCGGCGACGCCATGCGTTCCCTGTATCTTCAGGAGGTGCGGGGTCAACGGTATGTGCCCCTCGGTGAATCCTGGAATCCCCCGGACGTCATTACAACCCCAGCCCCCTAACTAACGTCCTGTCTCTTTCTCGGGTCCTGTCTCTATCTCCGGTCCTGCCTCTATCTCCGGTCCTGCCTCTTTCTCGGGTCCTGTCGCCAACCTTGATCAGAGCACTCCATGACCATACAGCCCGATTGCTCACTACAGCCCGACCGCTCCATGGCCGGACTTCCCAACTGCCAGGCCAGCCCGGCCGCTTACTTTGGCCCCACATCCCGACTGTCTTACGGCCCATCGCCCCACCGTCCAATATCGTTATTCACTGAAGAGGTGTACAACCTCATCCTGATCCAACATGGACAAAAACCCCCCGCCGTCAGCCACAATCTCATCAGCCAGGGCAGATTTTCGCTCCTGGAGCTGCAAAATTTTCTCCTCAATGGTTCCCCGGACGATCATCTTGTAGGCGATAACCTTACGCTGCTGACCCATCCGGTGAGCCCTGTCGATGGCCTGGTTTTCTGCCGCGGGATTCCACCACGGATCAAAAAGGATAACGTAATCAGCTGCTGTGAGGTTGATCCCAACGCCCCCGGCCTTCAGACTGAGCAGGAACACCCGGATATTGGGCTGTTCCTGAAACCGCTGGATCTCCCCTTCCCGGTCCTGGGTGCTGCCCGTCAGAAGAGAATACCCCCACTTCCGCTCCCGGCAATGGTCTGCAATGGCCTCCAAACTTCCGATAAATTGGCTAAAGATGAGCACCTTGTGGTTCTCCGTTAAAATCTCTTCCAGGAGCATCAGAAGCCCCTCCATTTTCGCACTCGAAAGATCTGCCAGCTGTTCGGACATCATGGGGGGGTGGATTGCCAATTGACGAA comes from the Spirochaeta lutea genome and includes:
- a CDS encoding ABC transporter substrate-binding protein, translating into MKHGSRKTAAPGVLLLFAIILLTGCASKPIRLGFIGSLTGPISTHGIVSREAVVLAVEEQNLAGGINGRQIELIIRDDKNDPDTAKAALHDLVDQGVVAVIGPQTSAMSAALLPLLDEISIPVISPSTSSDYFAGQDDYFYTLVSRVSFETRHLAWHLSLTNPTPIRASLILDRSNNTYTENWARTLGQNIRDFGGTILTEMSFHAEQDPAFGRLAEELLRQNPDTVAIAAGALQAALIAQQLRLSGFTGRLVINGWAKTPDFINFGGDAVQGALFSERFNSSDSSPAYLDFRSAFIHRFDHAPDFQSVHSYEATQLLFFALSQLPQGNESGSDPEALKAALDAVPEFQGLQGPIRFQTGDAMRSLYLQEVRGQRYVPLGESWNPPDVITTPAP
- a CDS encoding extracellular solute-binding protein, which encodes MKSRVLLSILVFSLVGLVYAGGQGEQQGGEASQGPIELTLWHETEPAIADALKQELKALEPEIVVNVVRKEKVTEALKLAAGDPSASPDLFWFAHDKIGLFATIGALEPLDTVMTEDARAGFVPMANEAVSFNGRPYMVPATFETLLFMYNKDLMTTPPRTTDELLSLMESQTTEDQYVYVEQHSTAYYAAAWINGFGGYIINGQAEPGLNLDETVQAVDYHSRFVDYMPIDGEWNTVTTLFTEGKAASTLNGPWLIPAVREKGINLGFAPMPVIDEVGEPLKPFTGVQGLMVVSSSPNKEAALRVAEFVTSKGLGERLALATGAAPAHLEAYNNPEIRGNELIMAIRGAGEAATPMPNVPEMDVMWVTTETALVNVNKQGRDPQAELDKAQADSEQKIRDMQ
- a CDS encoding LacI family DNA-binding transcriptional regulator — translated: MAATIKDVAQRAGVAISTVSKVMNSSSKIALSTRKRVEAAMEELNYIPNRLARSFVQQSAQAIGVLMELGRSYAFSNPYNYEILGGIEQTSHERGFILTVSNIDVLKSNKKALDQLVQEKRIDGIIVHASAATQDILHYLDREQFPYVTIGAPDFPCQGSAVDIDNIQAGIMATDHILNQGYQRPAFIGGPPRDNITNRRFEGFKLSLERHGIPIHDPWVYRSTVDTDQGKAGLHTVWSAFEDQKPDSLICVSNFLAMGALQQAQAEGLAVPQDLGIICFDTYPFAPYSNPPLTAVDIDLYELGRHAADALFYAIEHPGTSVTYKMIQPQVVPRRSTEKSG